The Streptococcus mitis genomic sequence AGGAATTTGGGTTGCGACCCCTAGCGTAAGTTCTGGTATTAAAGAATGGATTTTGGGAATTATCCTCGTTATTGAAATGATTGGATTTGGTTTTTTCTCTTTAAAAAATGTCAAGGAAACTCCGGACGAACGCTTTTATGCTAATTTAGCAAAGGCAGCTAGCTTGATGTTTGTTTTTATACTAGGCGCACTGATGATCCTAGCAGTTATCATTGGGTATATAGGGGCTCTCACTCTTTACATGGGCCAGATCTTTATTAGCATAGCTGCCTTGATTTGCATCTTTGCGGTTGTCTATTTTATCTTGGAACGTAGAGGATAAGCATGGCCAAAGAAAGCAAGATTATTACTAATCTCAAATCTGTTCGTGAGTCCACAGGCATGACCCAGCAGGAGTTAGCCGACCGCATTGGCATGCGACGCGAGACAATTCTGCACTTGGAAAATAACCGTTACAACCCTTCGCTGGAAATGGCTCTTAAAATTGCTCAAGTTTTTAATCTGAAAGTAGAAGACCTCTTTGAACTCAGACAGAAAGAGGAAGCATAATTCTTTTCGAGACCTAGTATTAAGTTCATTGACTAATTAGAAATTGAAGCCAAAAGAAAAATCCTTTGAAAATGTGCTCTTTTAAAATATAGTAATTCTTTCGAATTAACGTTTACTAATTGTGATGCTTTACGAGCTTTCTTAAGATCTGGTTCCCTAAATACTTTGAGTACACTTATGGCATTGATACCCCTAAGCAAGCGACTTTCTGGTTGGCTCCTCTAAAACTACCTTGTCACTAATATTTGAAATCCCCTTCTTTTTAGGGTACAATGGTAGAAATGAATTTTTGAGAGGAACAGTATGAAAAAACTAGCAACCCTTCTTTTACTATCCACTGTAGCCCTAGCTGGATGCAGCAGCATCCAACGCAGCCTGCGTGGTGATGACTATGTTGATTCTAGCTTAGCCGCTGAAGAGAGCTCCAAAGCAGCAGCCCAATCAGCCAAGGACTTAAACGATGCTTTAACAAACGAAAACGCCAATTTCCCACAACTATCTAAAGAAGTTGCTGAAGACGAGGCTGAAGTGATTCTCCACACAAGTCAAGGAGATATCCGTATCAAACTCTTCCCTAAACTCGCTCCTCTAGCGGTTGAAAACTTCCTCACTCATGCCAAAGAAGGCTACTATAACGGCATTACCTTTCACCGTGTCATCGATGGCTTCATGGTTCAAACTGGAGATCCAAAAGGGGACGGTACAGGTGGTCAGTCCATCTGGCATGACAAAGATAAGACTAAAGACAAGGGAACTGGTTTCAAAAACGAGATTACTCCTTATCTCTATAACATCCGTGGCGCTCTTTCTATGGCTAATACTGGTCAACCAAACACCAATGGTAGCCAGTTCTTCATCAACCAAAACTCTACAGATACCTCTGCTAAACTCCCTACAAGCAAGTATCCAAAG encodes the following:
- a CDS encoding DUF3796 domain-containing protein is translated as MKKSQKMRGLIAMIAVALFIDFIVLFGSNLSWGPKLVITGISVSGQIVAICSWLHKSQKGKGKIIFDLSAKLYTILVFAASIFYTVGIWVATPSVSSGIKEWILGIILVIEMIGFGFFSLKNVKETPDERFYANLAKAASLMFVFILGALMILAVIIGYIGALTLYMGQIFISIAALICIFAVVYFILERRG
- a CDS encoding helix-turn-helix transcriptional regulator, with the translated sequence MAKESKIITNLKSVRESTGMTQQELADRIGMRRETILHLENNRYNPSLEMALKIAQVFNLKVEDLFELRQKEEA
- a CDS encoding peptidylprolyl isomerase: MKKLATLLLLSTVALAGCSSIQRSLRGDDYVDSSLAAEESSKAAAQSAKDLNDALTNENANFPQLSKEVAEDEAEVILHTSQGDIRIKLFPKLAPLAVENFLTHAKEGYYNGITFHRVIDGFMVQTGDPKGDGTGGQSIWHDKDKTKDKGTGFKNEITPYLYNIRGALSMANTGQPNTNGSQFFINQNSTDTSAKLPTSKYPKKIIEAYKEGGNPSLDGKHPVFGQVIDGMDVVDKIAKAEKDEKDKPTTTITIDSIEVVKDYDFKS